The Solea senegalensis isolate Sse05_10M linkage group LG9, IFAPA_SoseM_1, whole genome shotgun sequence genome has a segment encoding these proteins:
- the ncam3 gene encoding neural cell adhesion molecule 1 isoform X2 → MKNQSPFLRRALLLLVLVVYGTDAKIKIIIAKQDVLVGEEFLLLCKAEEEGDITWQKDGEDFGDIVHIKKATFEDAGKYTCLCDFGSGHNDSVQTQVYVHEGPSFGETKTYHKFLEGKDGVVPCHVTGRPAVEVQWLRNNQKIPTKVGARVSHTSDNTLRIEGVKREDAGTYVCHAQIKGRPVYQSLAISVVVNVPPKVLLTEKVKKVMAGSETNVSLVCLVEGQPKPNITWIMPRTFDPSRHLFNSDRSQLTILSVARADYGEYVCSATNEISEDSATIMLDVFEAPEVFVSAEQQSVLVGERVSVSCNVSGNPQPELHWLNKHNGQTLDSASGHIHVVNGVLVIDEILPSDGGLYSCMAVSTTGNASRDVAIHTQPGPLYLSVSPGLTSVLFSLKTMPISGGTPVTSFILQWRQSATQQWKEVTVPASDSLAITALKPYTLYTVRFAAMNAVGLGWFSETKSVRTLGIRGEPDSPVLSNAIKIESNSLTVPLKQIDDGGMPLLHFSIRYRQDKEGAEWKEMKLSPEANTVSLEDLSFGSDYQMEVMAVNANGSSIPAKMNFTIAEKPQSSSMTKGSVVGIVMVIFLVVFLMVDATCCYRNRCGLLMSIAVKLFGQKVPGLKRLEDGTSNGMQQLGVQTFTKEGGQLTEVTCDKAPLTKN, encoded by the exons ATGAAGAACCAATCACCTTTCTTGAGACGAGCCTTGCTGCTCCTGGTGCTGGTGGTGTATGGTACAG ACgcaaagataaaaataattatcGCTAAGCAGGATGTGTTGGTGGGAGAAGAATTTTTACTGCTTTGTAAAG CTGAAGAAGAGGGCGATATAACATGGCAGAAGGACGGGGAAGATTTTGGAGACATTGTGCACATCAAGAAGGCGACATTCGAGGATGCTGGCAAGTACACCTGTTTGTGTGACTTCGGCTCTGGACACAATGACAGTGTGCAAACACAGGTGTATGTTCATG AGGGTCCATCATTTGGTGAAACCAAAACATACCACAAGTTTCTTGAAGGCAAAGATGGGGTGGTGCCGTGTCATGTGACCGGCCGGCCAGCGGTGGAAGTTCAGTGGCTAAGGAATAATCAAAAAATCCCCACTAAAG TTGGAGCTCGCGTGAGTCACACAAGTGATAACACGCTCCGTATTGAGGGTGTGAAAAGGGAGGATGCTGGGACGTATGTGTGTCACGCCCAGATCAAAGGAAGGCCTGTCTATCAGTCGCTCGCTATCTCTGTTGTTGTCAATG TACCTCCTAAAGTACTTCTAACAGAAAAGGTGAAAAAAGTGATGGCTGGATCAGAGACCAATGTTTCTCTGGTTTGTTTGGTGGAAGGTCAGCCCAAACCAAATATCACATGGATCAT GCCGAGAACATTTGACCCTTCACGCCACCTTTTCAACTCAGACCGCAGTCAGCTGACTATATTGTCCGTTGCTAGAGCCGACTATGGAGAATACGTCTGCTCCGCCACCAACGAGATATCTGAGGACAGTGCGACCATCATGCTTGATGTGTTTG agGCTCCAGAGGTGTTTGtgtcagcagagcagcagagtgtgttagtgggagagagagtgtcCGTGTCCTGTAATGTGTCCGGCAATCCCCAGCCTGAGCTGCACTGGCTCAACAAGCACAATGGACAAACACTG gACTCTGCATCTGGCCACATTCATGTGGTGAATGGTGTGTTGGTGATAGATGAGATACTGCCCTCTGATGGCGGACTATATTCTTGCATGGCTGTCAGCACAACTGGAAATGCATCAAGAGATGTCGCAATACATA CTCAGCCCGGCCCTCTGTACCTGTCAGTCTCACCTGGACTGACCTCAGTCCTCTTCTCCCTCAAAACAATGCCCATCAGTGGAGGAACTCCAGTCACAAGCTTTATCCTGCAGTGGAGGCAAAGTGCAACACAGCAGTGGAAGGAGGTGACAGTACCCGCTTCAg ATTCCCTGGCTATCACCGCCCTGAAGCCCTACACTTTGTACACAGTGCGGTTTGCAGCCATGAACGCTGTAGGACTGGGATGGTTCTCGGAGACAAAAAGCGTTCGCACACTGGGAATACG AGGTGAACCAGACAGTCCAGTCTTGTCCAATGCCATTAAAATAGAGAGCAATTCTTTGACTGTCCCTCTCAAGCAGATTGATGATGGTGGAATGCCTCTGCTGCACTTCAGCATACGATACAGACAG GATAAAGAAGGGGCTGAGTGGAAGGAGATGAAACTGTCACCTGAAGCCAACACTGTCTCCCTTGAAGACCTGTCCTTCGGGTCAGACTATCAAATGGAAGTCATGGCCGTCAATGCCAATGGTTCCTCTATCCCTGCCAAGATGAACTTCACCATCGCAGAAAAGCCTC agagcagcagcatgACCAAAGGTAGCGTGGTCGGCATCGTCATGGTTATCTTTCTGGTGGTGTTCCTGATGGTAGACGCCACCTGCTGCTACAGAAATCGCTGCGGCCTCCTCATGTCCATAGCCGTAAAACTGTTTGGACAGAAGGTTCCGGGCCTCAAAAGGCTTGAGGATGGAACATCTAATGG TATGCAACAGCTGGGGGTCCAGACATTCACCAAGGAGGGGGGGCAGCTCACAGAGGTCACCTGCGACAAAGCCCCCCTCACCAAAAATTA g
- the ncam3 gene encoding neural cell adhesion molecule 1 isoform X1, whose protein sequence is MKNQSPFLRRALLLLVLVVYGTDAKIKIIIAKQDVLVGEEFLLLCKAEEEGDITWQKDGEDFGDIVHIKKATFEDAGKYTCLCDFGSGHNDSVQTQVYVHEGPSFGETKTYHKFLEGKDGVVPCHVTGRPAVEVQWLRNNQKIPTKVGARVSHTSDNTLRIEGVKREDAGTYVCHAQIKGRPVYQSLAISVVVNVPPKVLLTEKVKKVMAGSETNVSLVCLVEGQPKPNITWIMPRTFDPSRHLFNSDRSQLTILSVARADYGEYVCSATNEISEDSATIMLDVFEAPEVFVSAEQQSVLVGERVSVSCNVSGNPQPELHWLNKHNGQTLDSASGHIHVVNGVLVIDEILPSDGGLYSCMAVSTTGNASRDVAIHTQPGPLYLSVSPGLTSVLFSLKTMPISGGTPVTSFILQWRQSATQQWKEVTVPASDSLAITALKPYTLYTVRFAAMNAVGLGWFSETKSVRTLGIRGEPDSPVLSNAIKIESNSLTVPLKQIDDGGMPLLHFSIRYRQDKEGAEWKEMKLSPEANTVSLEDLSFGSDYQMEVMAVNANGSSIPAKMNFTIAEKPQSSSMTKGSVVGIVMVIFLVVFLMVDATCCYRNRCGLLMSIAVKLFGQKVPGLKRLEDGTSNGDVNLKGISTLRDSMQQLGVQTFTKEGGQLTEVTCDKAPLTKN, encoded by the exons ATGAAGAACCAATCACCTTTCTTGAGACGAGCCTTGCTGCTCCTGGTGCTGGTGGTGTATGGTACAG ACgcaaagataaaaataattatcGCTAAGCAGGATGTGTTGGTGGGAGAAGAATTTTTACTGCTTTGTAAAG CTGAAGAAGAGGGCGATATAACATGGCAGAAGGACGGGGAAGATTTTGGAGACATTGTGCACATCAAGAAGGCGACATTCGAGGATGCTGGCAAGTACACCTGTTTGTGTGACTTCGGCTCTGGACACAATGACAGTGTGCAAACACAGGTGTATGTTCATG AGGGTCCATCATTTGGTGAAACCAAAACATACCACAAGTTTCTTGAAGGCAAAGATGGGGTGGTGCCGTGTCATGTGACCGGCCGGCCAGCGGTGGAAGTTCAGTGGCTAAGGAATAATCAAAAAATCCCCACTAAAG TTGGAGCTCGCGTGAGTCACACAAGTGATAACACGCTCCGTATTGAGGGTGTGAAAAGGGAGGATGCTGGGACGTATGTGTGTCACGCCCAGATCAAAGGAAGGCCTGTCTATCAGTCGCTCGCTATCTCTGTTGTTGTCAATG TACCTCCTAAAGTACTTCTAACAGAAAAGGTGAAAAAAGTGATGGCTGGATCAGAGACCAATGTTTCTCTGGTTTGTTTGGTGGAAGGTCAGCCCAAACCAAATATCACATGGATCAT GCCGAGAACATTTGACCCTTCACGCCACCTTTTCAACTCAGACCGCAGTCAGCTGACTATATTGTCCGTTGCTAGAGCCGACTATGGAGAATACGTCTGCTCCGCCACCAACGAGATATCTGAGGACAGTGCGACCATCATGCTTGATGTGTTTG agGCTCCAGAGGTGTTTGtgtcagcagagcagcagagtgtgttagtgggagagagagtgtcCGTGTCCTGTAATGTGTCCGGCAATCCCCAGCCTGAGCTGCACTGGCTCAACAAGCACAATGGACAAACACTG gACTCTGCATCTGGCCACATTCATGTGGTGAATGGTGTGTTGGTGATAGATGAGATACTGCCCTCTGATGGCGGACTATATTCTTGCATGGCTGTCAGCACAACTGGAAATGCATCAAGAGATGTCGCAATACATA CTCAGCCCGGCCCTCTGTACCTGTCAGTCTCACCTGGACTGACCTCAGTCCTCTTCTCCCTCAAAACAATGCCCATCAGTGGAGGAACTCCAGTCACAAGCTTTATCCTGCAGTGGAGGCAAAGTGCAACACAGCAGTGGAAGGAGGTGACAGTACCCGCTTCAg ATTCCCTGGCTATCACCGCCCTGAAGCCCTACACTTTGTACACAGTGCGGTTTGCAGCCATGAACGCTGTAGGACTGGGATGGTTCTCGGAGACAAAAAGCGTTCGCACACTGGGAATACG AGGTGAACCAGACAGTCCAGTCTTGTCCAATGCCATTAAAATAGAGAGCAATTCTTTGACTGTCCCTCTCAAGCAGATTGATGATGGTGGAATGCCTCTGCTGCACTTCAGCATACGATACAGACAG GATAAAGAAGGGGCTGAGTGGAAGGAGATGAAACTGTCACCTGAAGCCAACACTGTCTCCCTTGAAGACCTGTCCTTCGGGTCAGACTATCAAATGGAAGTCATGGCCGTCAATGCCAATGGTTCCTCTATCCCTGCCAAGATGAACTTCACCATCGCAGAAAAGCCTC agagcagcagcatgACCAAAGGTAGCGTGGTCGGCATCGTCATGGTTATCTTTCTGGTGGTGTTCCTGATGGTAGACGCCACCTGCTGCTACAGAAATCGCTGCGGCCTCCTCATGTCCATAGCCGTAAAACTGTTTGGACAGAAGGTTCCGGGCCTCAAAAGGCTTGAGGATGGAACATCTAATGG AGACGTGAATCTGAAAGGCATCTCCACTCTCCGAGACAGTATGCAACAGCTGGGGGTCCAGACATTCACCAAGGAGGGGGGGCAGCTCACAGAGGTCACCTGCGACAAAGCCCCCCTCACCAAAAATTA g